The following proteins come from a genomic window of Amphiura filiformis chromosome 16, Afil_fr2py, whole genome shotgun sequence:
- the LOC140135472 gene encoding uncharacterized protein isoform X4 — MSKRKDDEENPEIGSVKIGIYAGVGAVVAIALIISIIIAAFVVSSRMQPKRRDRYRGAKKKKKGNTLERPRYPSPPPSPVEEDSEKHDYENLPKGFRNGLCAKSPVYQSPVSAC; from the exons ATGAGTAAGCGAAAAGATGATGAGG AAAATCCAGAAATTGGTAGCGTAAAGATTGGAATTTACGCAGGAGTAGGAGCAGTAGTTGCAATTGCTTTAATCATTAGTATCATCATTGCCGCATTTGTTGTATCGTCGAGAATGCAG CCGAAAAGACGAGATAGGTACCGGGgtgcaaaaaagaaaaagaaaggcaaCACTCTTGAAAGGCCTAGATATCCATCGCCTCCTCCATCACCCGTAGAGGAG GATTCAGAAAAACACGATTATGAAAATTTACCGAAG GGTTTTAGAAACGGTCTTTGTGCCAAGAGTCCTGTATATCAAAGTCCAGTATCGGCGTGCTGA
- the LOC140135472 gene encoding uncharacterized protein isoform X3: MKNPEIGSVKIGIYAGVGAVVAIALIISIIIAAFVVSSRMQPKRRDRYRGAKKKKKGNTLERPRYPSPPPSPVEEVRTTLSSIQSQLNGDIGDQSDSEKHDYENLPKGFRNGLCAKSPVYQSPVSAC, from the exons ATGA AAAATCCAGAAATTGGTAGCGTAAAGATTGGAATTTACGCAGGAGTAGGAGCAGTAGTTGCAATTGCTTTAATCATTAGTATCATCATTGCCGCATTTGTTGTATCGTCGAGAATGCAG CCGAAAAGACGAGATAGGTACCGGGgtgcaaaaaagaaaaagaaaggcaaCACTCTTGAAAGGCCTAGATATCCATCGCCTCCTCCATCACCCGTAGAGGAGGTAAGAACCACGCTATCTTCAATTCAATCTCAATTAAATGGGGACATTGGGGATCAGTCG GATTCAGAAAAACACGATTATGAAAATTTACCGAAG GGTTTTAGAAACGGTCTTTGTGCCAAGAGTCCTGTATATCAAAGTCCAGTATCGGCGTGCTGA
- the LOC140135472 gene encoding uncharacterized protein isoform X2: protein MSKRKDDEENPEIGSVKIGIYAGVGAVVAIALIISIIIAAFVVSSRMQPKRRDRYRGAKKKKKGNTLERPRYPSPPPSPVEEVRTTLSSIQSQLNGDIGDQSDSEKHDYENLPKGFRNGLCAKSPVYQSPVSAC, encoded by the exons ATGAGTAAGCGAAAAGATGATGAGG AAAATCCAGAAATTGGTAGCGTAAAGATTGGAATTTACGCAGGAGTAGGAGCAGTAGTTGCAATTGCTTTAATCATTAGTATCATCATTGCCGCATTTGTTGTATCGTCGAGAATGCAG CCGAAAAGACGAGATAGGTACCGGGgtgcaaaaaagaaaaagaaaggcaaCACTCTTGAAAGGCCTAGATATCCATCGCCTCCTCCATCACCCGTAGAGGAGGTAAGAACCACGCTATCTTCAATTCAATCTCAATTAAATGGGGACATTGGGGATCAGTCG GATTCAGAAAAACACGATTATGAAAATTTACCGAAG GGTTTTAGAAACGGTCTTTGTGCCAAGAGTCCTGTATATCAAAGTCCAGTATCGGCGTGCTGA
- the LOC140135472 gene encoding uncharacterized protein isoform X1: MPRLYLNMMDKMILNLGVLLMIVVLGKNIASASRVTTDPVVFVQRNTEAELKCGFKYKKAVSSVTWKKGETYDDAVEVIKYFMGWKTGPKFNKGYDLADDNSTLIIKNVGDEDAGTWWCTVVVTDPWTDRSSTNVTVTVPPIPPTITQCPNGDPCEIKVDKDETNYTVTCTASGSRPAVTLILYQDNKN, from the exons ATGCCACGGCTTTACCTAAACATGATGGACAAAATGATACTGAATCTAGGCGTGCTACTTATGATAGTAGTTCTGGGAAAAAATATAGCATCAG CTTCCCGCGTAACTACAGACCCCGTAGTATTCGTACAACGTAACACAGAAGCGGAACTCAAGTGTGGGTTTAAATACAAAAAAGCAGTATCCTCTGTCACATGGAAGAAGGGAGAAACTTACGATGATGCCGTAGAGGTCATCAAATATTTCATGGGGTGGAAAACAGGACCAAAATTCAACAAGGGATACGATTTAGCAGACGATAACTCGACACTGATCATCAAGAATGTCGGCGATGAAGATGCTGGTACCTGGTGGTGTACTGTGGTTGTTACGGATCCTTGGACAGATAGAAGCTCTACAAACGTCACCGTTACAG TACCCCCAATTCCACCTACAATCACCCAATGTCCCAATGGAGATCCATGCGAAATCAAAGTAGACAAAGACGAGACCAACTACACAGTCACCTGTACAGCTAGCGGCTCACGACCAGCAGTCACCTTAATCCTCTACCAAGATAACAAAAATTAG